A window of Pirellula sp. SH-Sr6A contains these coding sequences:
- a CDS encoding DUF4350 domain-containing protein: MALRIKSTQSASDCWFNGVRLLLFCVGASLAFGGDPDDKSSQDSQRHAPPRVLADAYHSHTWIETLPAPGMNNYHLLHGPARAFSALRQQGWECKSQLGPWTDDALRNTDVVYINLVSADLPPFHPDEIDALERFVSQGGGLFLIIDHSNCYFHNHVLGNLADRFDLKLHQETLCDRPPHTVGDGNAWIVLSDIRPHPATHSVQQFVMMTGGIVDQRMGVVYSSSDSWGDAAVIPPYGESNGPGFYGDFQKQPAEVTGPHAAIGAKEWGKGRVFLVGDQNAFGAFAFNYLDNRQLWFSAMHWLAKQEVGSSSDSHRQEALPGLALVWCREPGSDSPLRFADGGKNGLYHFFAWINKIADARGTQRSLRESKVLILPDEHVFRTHKDTREILDYMQQPERTVVILSNTPSSPEQVVALPWSEWRQISIPSLNETLGTHHAWEHPSGSKLVWFQNDKFLNSNFPAPEIPIPPPSQPFVDSLMNFLAEQGVEWGGDSSTSADWLDELDR; the protein is encoded by the coding sequence ATGGCCCTACGAATAAAATCGACTCAATCAGCGTCCGATTGTTGGTTCAATGGAGTACGCCTACTTCTGTTCTGCGTGGGAGCGTCTCTCGCGTTCGGCGGCGATCCTGATGACAAATCTTCACAGGACAGTCAGCGTCACGCACCACCTCGAGTATTGGCGGATGCTTACCACTCCCACACGTGGATCGAGACACTCCCCGCACCAGGCATGAACAATTACCATTTGCTTCATGGCCCTGCTCGAGCATTCTCTGCTTTGAGGCAGCAGGGGTGGGAATGCAAATCCCAGCTGGGTCCTTGGACCGACGACGCGCTCCGTAATACCGATGTTGTTTACATCAATTTAGTTTCCGCAGATCTGCCCCCCTTTCATCCGGACGAAATCGACGCGCTTGAGCGTTTTGTTTCACAGGGTGGCGGATTGTTCCTGATCATCGATCACAGCAACTGCTACTTTCATAATCATGTCCTCGGGAATTTGGCCGATCGATTCGACCTGAAACTGCATCAAGAGACGCTTTGTGATCGACCTCCTCACACCGTGGGGGACGGAAATGCTTGGATTGTCCTTTCTGATATTCGCCCCCATCCAGCTACGCATTCGGTGCAACAATTTGTCATGATGACAGGAGGGATAGTTGATCAACGAATGGGGGTGGTTTACTCAAGTTCCGATTCGTGGGGGGACGCTGCGGTGATTCCTCCATACGGTGAGTCGAACGGTCCCGGTTTTTACGGTGATTTTCAGAAGCAGCCCGCAGAGGTAACTGGCCCACACGCGGCAATTGGTGCGAAAGAATGGGGCAAGGGTCGGGTCTTCCTCGTAGGGGATCAAAATGCGTTCGGAGCATTCGCGTTCAATTACTTGGACAATCGTCAACTTTGGTTTTCCGCCATGCACTGGTTGGCCAAACAAGAAGTAGGGAGCTCCTCCGACAGCCACCGTCAGGAAGCATTACCAGGCCTGGCACTGGTTTGGTGTCGAGAACCCGGTTCGGACTCACCACTTCGTTTTGCGGATGGAGGAAAGAATGGACTCTATCACTTTTTTGCGTGGATAAACAAGATCGCGGATGCCCGAGGGACACAACGCTCCTTGAGAGAATCGAAGGTCTTGATTTTGCCGGACGAACATGTCTTTCGGACTCACAAAGACACTCGGGAGATCCTCGATTACATGCAGCAGCCTGAGCGAACGGTGGTGATTCTCAGCAATACGCCTTCTAGTCCGGAACAAGTCGTTGCACTACCATGGTCGGAGTGGCGACAAATCTCGATACCAAGCCTCAATGAGACGCTTGGTACTCACCACGCATGGGAGCATCCGTCGGGTTCGAAGCTGGTGTGGTTTCAGAACGACAAATTCCTCAACTCCAACTTCCCTGCTCCCGAAATTCCAATCCCGCCCCCTTCCCAGCCATTTGTCGATTCCCTCATGAACTTCCTCGCCGAACAAGGTGTGGAGTGGGGGGGAGATAGCAGCACATCAGCCGATTGGCTTGATGAACTGGATCGATAA
- a CDS encoding GspE/PulE family protein, which yields MDQPMRDFTDLLLTRGVISLEQLNEAKALAKKDDIQIAKALINLGYASSEEVTQALAEFHKFEYIDLQSIRIPDHVIQLVPESVARENKIIPVSEEDDTIKVLVTDPFDIETIEKLRFILNRKVETALSPQEQIIEAINRYYGQVEGESADSMLQEFTDTQIDFTETEEDKIAAEEGDGDETAPVVRLVHYMISEAVQLRASDIHVEPFEDRVRIRYRIDGVLVERDSPPRRLLGALLSRIKILAKMDIAERRRPQDGRIKITVGEKELDLRVSIIPTNHGQSAVMRLLDKDNIKVGIKQLGLADRDFKIFTGLIKRPNGIFLVTGPTGSGKTTSLYAALNALNRPDRKIITAEDPVEYYLPGINQVEVRHNIGLDFARIIRAMLRQAPNIILVGEMRDTETAQMGIQASLTGHLVFSTLHTNDAPSAVTRMTDMGVPGYMVASSVIAVMAQRLVRKICTRCRYQSGLSDAVLAEAGLPKEIVEVAKFSKGKGCPYCQKKGYRGRIGIYEMMVVNGRIREFMFAAKSSAELRTEAILQGMTTLYCDGLRKVINGISTLDEVYRCAKKTEQEHIAIDRVIKEFMT from the coding sequence ATGGATCAACCGATGCGAGACTTTACCGATCTGCTCCTCACTCGAGGGGTGATTTCGCTCGAGCAACTCAATGAAGCGAAAGCGCTCGCCAAAAAGGACGATATCCAGATCGCCAAGGCTCTCATCAACTTGGGATACGCCTCCAGCGAAGAGGTTACGCAGGCGCTGGCGGAGTTTCACAAGTTCGAATATATCGATTTGCAAAGCATCCGGATCCCCGACCATGTCATCCAGCTGGTGCCGGAATCGGTCGCTCGGGAAAACAAAATTATCCCCGTCTCCGAAGAAGACGACACGATCAAAGTTCTTGTAACCGACCCATTCGATATTGAAACCATCGAAAAACTTCGGTTTATCCTCAACCGAAAGGTCGAAACAGCGCTCTCCCCGCAAGAACAAATCATCGAAGCGATCAACCGGTATTACGGGCAGGTGGAAGGGGAGTCGGCCGACTCGATGTTGCAAGAGTTTACCGACACCCAAATCGACTTCACCGAAACCGAAGAAGACAAAATCGCGGCCGAGGAAGGGGACGGAGACGAGACCGCTCCGGTCGTCCGGCTGGTTCATTACATGATTTCCGAAGCGGTCCAGCTTCGTGCATCCGATATCCACGTCGAGCCTTTTGAAGATCGCGTCCGCATCCGCTATCGGATCGACGGCGTGCTCGTCGAACGGGACAGTCCTCCGCGAAGATTGCTGGGGGCTCTCCTCTCCCGCATTAAGATCCTCGCGAAAATGGACATCGCCGAACGCCGGCGTCCTCAGGACGGCCGGATCAAAATCACGGTCGGCGAAAAGGAACTTGATCTGCGGGTAAGTATTATTCCGACGAATCATGGCCAGTCAGCAGTTATGCGGCTACTGGACAAGGACAATATCAAGGTCGGGATCAAGCAACTTGGGCTCGCAGATCGCGATTTCAAAATCTTCACCGGTCTCATCAAACGTCCTAATGGTATCTTTCTGGTCACCGGTCCTACCGGGTCCGGAAAGACAACCTCGCTCTACGCGGCCCTCAATGCTCTCAATCGACCGGACCGGAAAATCATCACGGCCGAAGACCCCGTCGAATACTACTTGCCCGGTATCAATCAAGTGGAAGTTCGGCACAACATTGGACTCGACTTCGCCCGCATCATTCGAGCCATGCTCCGACAAGCTCCCAATATTATTCTCGTCGGGGAAATGCGAGATACCGAGACCGCACAGATGGGAATCCAAGCTAGTCTTACTGGACACTTGGTATTCAGTACTCTGCACACGAACGATGCGCCCAGTGCTGTGACGCGTATGACCGACATGGGGGTGCCGGGTTACATGGTGGCCAGTTCGGTGATTGCGGTGATGGCGCAGCGGCTGGTGCGGAAAATCTGCACGCGATGTCGGTACCAGTCCGGTTTGTCCGATGCCGTGTTGGCCGAGGCTGGATTGCCCAAGGAGATCGTGGAGGTTGCGAAATTCTCGAAGGGGAAGGGGTGCCCTTACTGCCAGAAGAAGGGGTATCGGGGGCGTATTGGGATTTACGAAATGATGGTCGTCAACGGTCGTATCCGGGAGTTCATGTTTGCTGCCAAGTCGTCGGCGGAGCTTCGAACGGAAGCGATCCTGCAGGGGATGACCACCCTCTACTGCGACGGATTAAGAAAAGTGATAAATGGCATTTCGACGCTCGACGAGGTTTATCGCTGTGCGAAGAAGACGGAGCAGGAGCACATCGCTATTGACCGGGTGATCAAGGAGTTCATGACCTAG
- a CDS encoding type II secretion system F family protein, whose amino-acid sequence MPMYQFEAMDRTGQEIRDVIEAPSEEEAQNTIRQMGYFVTKLSLKKGTAAAAGTKAKKKRGFSIGGAKTKHICTFTRQLSILQDAGLPILRSLKILENNQKPGKLKYTLQDVCEEIETGLTLSEAMAKAPKVFSRLYVNMIKAGEAGGALETILQRLAEFLESAESLKRKVKGALIYPIAVVLVAIAILAGIMFFIVPTFKKMFDEFELKLPPPTLLLMAMSDYVVNYFWLMFLLPICCWLIGKIIRKFKHGRMGFDQFIIKVPVFGSLIERNILARTTRTLGTLITSGVPILEALNITRETAGNAMFERIFNKVIDAIREGDVIAKPMKEHSSPGFHPMALFYWCWMGAFPGIMMMSVALTAGKGVKQGGKAGSKAAAASAGDQLVVISGITIGAGVVGMALWYLLRMKTRVIDDLVVNMIDVGEETGELDTMLYKIADNYDEEVRVMTEGLTKLIEPMLIVFLGVAVGFIVISLFMPLISLITSLS is encoded by the coding sequence ATGCCAATGTATCAATTCGAAGCCATGGATCGGACCGGACAAGAAATCCGAGACGTGATCGAGGCACCGAGCGAAGAAGAAGCACAGAATACCATTCGGCAGATGGGGTACTTTGTCACGAAGCTATCCCTCAAGAAGGGGACGGCAGCGGCGGCGGGCACCAAGGCAAAGAAGAAGCGTGGCTTCTCCATTGGTGGTGCGAAGACCAAGCATATCTGTACGTTCACCCGGCAGTTGTCGATTCTGCAGGATGCAGGTTTGCCGATCCTGCGTTCGCTCAAGATTCTCGAGAACAATCAAAAGCCAGGCAAACTGAAGTACACGTTGCAGGATGTCTGCGAAGAGATTGAAACGGGCTTGACTCTTTCCGAGGCGATGGCGAAGGCCCCCAAGGTATTCAGTCGCTTGTATGTCAACATGATCAAGGCGGGTGAGGCCGGGGGTGCGTTGGAAACGATCCTTCAGCGTTTGGCAGAGTTCTTGGAAAGCGCCGAATCGCTTAAGCGAAAGGTGAAGGGGGCTCTGATTTACCCGATTGCGGTTGTGTTGGTGGCGATCGCCATTCTCGCGGGGATCATGTTCTTTATCGTCCCGACGTTCAAGAAGATGTTCGATGAGTTCGAATTGAAGCTACCCCCTCCCACGTTGTTGCTCATGGCGATGAGCGACTACGTCGTGAACTATTTCTGGTTGATGTTCTTGTTGCCGATTTGTTGTTGGTTGATTGGAAAGATCATCCGAAAGTTCAAGCATGGGCGTATGGGGTTTGATCAGTTCATCATCAAGGTTCCGGTTTTCGGAAGTTTGATTGAGCGAAATATTCTGGCGAGAACGACTCGAACGCTCGGTACGTTGATTACTTCAGGCGTTCCTATTCTGGAAGCCCTCAACATCACGCGGGAGACAGCAGGGAACGCAATGTTCGAACGCATCTTCAATAAAGTGATCGACGCGATTCGAGAGGGGGATGTGATCGCCAAGCCGATGAAGGAGCATTCATCGCCTGGGTTCCATCCTATGGCCTTGTTTTATTGGTGTTGGATGGGTGCCTTTCCAGGGATCATGATGATGTCGGTCGCCTTGACGGCCGGTAAGGGGGTCAAGCAAGGAGGGAAGGCGGGCTCGAAAGCGGCTGCAGCCAGCGCCGGCGATCAGCTCGTGGTCATCAGCGGCATCACGATCGGTGCTGGGGTGGTTGGCATGGCCCTTTGGTATCTCCTGCGTATGAAGACCCGAGTCATCGATGACTTGGTTGTTAACATGATCGATGTCGGTGAAGAGACTGGGGAGCTCGATACGATGCTTTACAAGATCGCTGACAACTACGACGAGGAAGTGCGCGTGATGACAGAAGGTTTGACCAAGTTGATCGAACCGATGTTGATCGTATTCCTAGGGGTGGCGGTCGGGTTCATCGTGATCTCGTTGTTCATGCCGTTGATCTCCTTGATCACCAGCTTGAGCTAA
- a CDS encoding GspE/PulE family protein: MVARRIGQIFVDMGFITDEQLQLLLEEQQQQPGALLGKIAEDMALITDDQLAQALGEQMNMKVISLSEQPVPKELLERMSETMAQLYRVIPVRFDGHTLSVATCDPQNLSIQDELRTFLGYDIEMMVCTEREIKAALERFYSSESLSVEKIVAELANDEELFQQASMLQGEKFDLDGAEALADSVPVRKLLNLVLLLAIKDHASDIHFEPFEDEFRIRIKAEGVLYEMVPPPRHLAFAITTRIKVMANLDIAERRLPQDGRIELMVGGHPVDLRVSVLPTMFGESVVMRILDRTVVNLSLTKVGMDEHTMNSFRTVMRRPNGIVLVTGPTGSGKTTTLYSALSEMNEITEKLVTTEDPVEYDIDGIVQIPIDHDIGVTFASCLRAILRQDPDIILVGEIRDLETAEIAVQASLTGHLVFSTLHTNDAPSTITRMKDMGIPTFLITATVEAILAQRLVRRICTKCREETEPPVEMLTELGVSDEELRKHKFYRGRGCDNCNNTGYKGRIGLFELMIMNDTLRDMIMENATTDDLRRKAQSFGMITLSDYGRQFVFQGLTTAEEIVRETVHDG; this comes from the coding sequence ATGGTAGCTCGTCGTATCGGACAAATTTTTGTCGATATGGGCTTCATCACCGACGAACAGTTGCAGTTGTTGCTGGAAGAGCAGCAGCAGCAGCCTGGTGCATTGCTTGGAAAAATCGCCGAAGACATGGCCTTGATCACCGATGATCAGTTGGCGCAAGCGCTTGGCGAACAGATGAACATGAAGGTGATTTCGTTAAGCGAGCAGCCGGTTCCGAAGGAGTTGTTGGAGCGGATGTCGGAAACGATGGCCCAGCTTTACCGCGTCATTCCTGTTCGGTTCGACGGTCATACTCTTTCCGTCGCGACGTGCGATCCGCAAAACTTGAGCATTCAAGACGAGTTGCGAACGTTCTTGGGGTACGACATCGAAATGATGGTTTGTACCGAGCGCGAGATCAAAGCGGCCTTGGAGCGGTTTTACTCTTCGGAATCTCTTAGCGTTGAGAAGATCGTTGCGGAGTTAGCGAACGACGAAGAGTTGTTTCAGCAAGCGAGCATGCTGCAGGGAGAGAAGTTTGACTTGGACGGTGCTGAAGCTTTGGCTGACAGTGTTCCGGTTCGCAAGCTGCTCAACTTGGTTTTGCTTTTGGCGATCAAGGACCACGCGAGCGATATTCACTTCGAGCCATTTGAAGACGAGTTCCGGATACGGATCAAGGCGGAGGGGGTGCTTTATGAGATGGTGCCACCGCCGAGGCACTTGGCCTTTGCCATCACGACTCGTATCAAGGTCATGGCGAATTTGGACATTGCCGAGCGTCGTCTTCCGCAGGACGGACGGATCGAATTGATGGTCGGTGGTCACCCGGTTGACTTGCGCGTTTCGGTATTGCCGACGATGTTTGGTGAAAGCGTCGTTATGCGGATCTTGGACCGGACGGTGGTGAATTTGTCCTTGACCAAGGTCGGGATGGACGAGCACACCATGAACAGTTTTCGAACGGTGATGCGCCGTCCCAATGGAATCGTTTTGGTGACTGGTCCGACCGGATCGGGGAAGACAACGACCCTCTATTCGGCGTTGTCGGAGATGAACGAGATCACCGAGAAGTTGGTTACCACGGAGGATCCGGTGGAGTATGACATCGACGGCATCGTACAGATTCCGATCGACCACGACATTGGAGTTACGTTTGCGTCCTGTTTGAGAGCGATTTTGCGTCAGGATCCCGACATCATCTTGGTCGGGGAGATACGGGATTTGGAGACGGCGGAGATCGCGGTCCAAGCCTCTCTTACCGGTCACTTGGTCTTTAGCACGTTGCACACCAACGATGCTCCGAGCACGATCACTCGGATGAAGGACATGGGGATTCCTACGTTCTTGATCACAGCGACGGTGGAAGCGATTCTTGCTCAGCGGCTTGTTCGGCGCATTTGCACCAAATGCCGCGAGGAAACCGAGCCACCGGTCGAGATGTTGACGGAATTGGGGGTGAGCGACGAGGAGTTGCGCAAGCACAAGTTTTATCGCGGGCGCGGCTGCGATAATTGCAACAACACCGGGTACAAAGGCCGGATCGGATTGTTTGAATTGATGATCATGAACGACACGCTTCGCGACATGATTATGGAAAACGCCACCACCGACGATTTACGTCGCAAGGCTCAATCGTTCGGCATGATCACTTTGAGCGATTACGGACGGCAGTTCGTCTTCCAAGGTTTGACGACGGCCGAAGAGATTGTGCGGGAAACCGTGCACGACGGCTAA
- a CDS encoding IS5 family transposase, with product MARHRLTDLQWECIEELFPSPKTTGRPPTNYRLAFDAILWILRTGSPWRDLPEEFGKWRTIYGLYDKWNGDGTLDAVLNKLRSARIDDGAIDSDLWCVDGSVIRAHRCASGGGKRGRQTSQLIMH from the coding sequence ATGGCACGTCACAGATTAACCGATTTGCAATGGGAATGCATCGAGGAACTGTTTCCGTCTCCGAAGACAACGGGGCGGCCTCCTACGAACTACCGCTTAGCGTTTGATGCCATTCTTTGGATTCTGCGCACCGGATCGCCTTGGCGCGATCTCCCTGAAGAATTTGGGAAGTGGAGAACTATCTACGGCCTCTACGATAAATGGAACGGTGATGGAACCCTTGACGCTGTTCTGAATAAGCTTCGTTCAGCTCGCATTGATGATGGTGCAATCGATAGTGATCTATGGTGTGTCGATGGGAGCGTCATCCGTGCCCATCGATGTGCTTCTGGCGGTGGAAAAAGGGGGCGCCAGACGAGCCAGCTGATCATGCACTAG
- a CDS encoding type IV pilus twitching motility protein PilT, with protein MATVLIDKLLQAAVKQGASDIHIVVGQPPVFRLHGRMRKLETKVLEADDTVQLMKSIAPERCQRELQESGSADFGFAFGTLARFRVSIFKQRGNISMVLRQIPNDKLTPEQLGLPEAVIKMVLRPRGLVLVTGPTGSGKSTTLASLINYINETHDHHIITIEDPIEFYHDHKKSTINQREVGVDVPSFSEAIRRALRQDPDCILVGEMRDLETISAAISAAETGHIVFGTLHTNSAQGTVNRLIDAFPGNLQDQIRTQLSSSLLGVVAQTLIPRIGGGRCAAYEVLVVTNGIANLIRENKTFRITSAIQTGAKFGMQLMDDALFNLWKDNKVIIEDILAKAHRPDDLAKRIVNARKGIADEPADEDFDHGGGGGGGGH; from the coding sequence ATGGCAACAGTTCTCATCGATAAACTCCTTCAAGCTGCTGTGAAGCAGGGGGCGAGCGACATTCACATTGTCGTTGGCCAGCCGCCGGTTTTTCGTCTGCACGGCAGAATGCGAAAATTGGAGACGAAGGTTCTTGAGGCGGACGATACGGTTCAGTTGATGAAAAGTATTGCACCGGAGCGATGCCAGCGTGAATTGCAGGAATCGGGAAGTGCCGACTTCGGGTTCGCGTTCGGAACGCTCGCTCGGTTCCGGGTTTCGATCTTCAAGCAGCGTGGGAACATCTCGATGGTTCTGCGTCAGATTCCCAACGACAAGCTGACTCCCGAGCAGCTTGGGTTGCCCGAGGCGGTGATCAAGATGGTGCTGAGACCTCGGGGGTTGGTTTTGGTAACCGGCCCGACCGGTTCTGGGAAGAGTACGACACTCGCGAGTTTGATCAATTACATCAACGAGACCCACGACCACCACATCATCACGATTGAGGATCCGATCGAGTTCTATCACGACCACAAAAAGTCGACGATCAATCAGCGCGAAGTGGGGGTGGATGTGCCGAGCTTCTCCGAAGCGATTCGCCGGGCGTTGCGGCAGGATCCCGATTGTATTCTGGTTGGGGAAATGCGTGACTTGGAGACTATTTCTGCTGCGATCTCGGCAGCGGAAACGGGGCACATCGTGTTCGGCACGTTGCACACCAATAGTGCGCAGGGAACGGTGAACCGTCTCATCGATGCTTTCCCAGGGAACTTGCAGGACCAGATCCGAACGCAGTTGTCTTCCAGTTTGCTGGGGGTGGTCGCGCAGACCTTGATTCCCAGGATTGGGGGCGGGAGATGTGCTGCGTATGAGGTTCTCGTCGTCACCAACGGTATTGCCAACTTGATCCGGGAAAACAAGACCTTCCGAATCACATCCGCCATCCAAACGGGAGCGAAGTTCGGCATGCAATTGATGGACGATGCGTTGTTCAACTTGTGGAAAGACAACAAGGTGATCATCGAGGATATCTTGGCCAAGGCACACCGGCCGGACGATTTGGCCAAGCGGATCGTCAATGCCCGGAAGGGGATTGCAGACGAACCGGCCGACGAAGATTTCGATCACGGGGGCGGGGGCGGGGGCGGCGGCCACTAG
- a CDS encoding SDR family NAD(P)-dependent oxidoreductase, with protein MTSTSWALITGASSGIGQTIAIRLARAGFRIVVNHFRDITGATRTLEWVKEAGSDGVAIDADVGSGAEVAQMFEQFDEIGGALRVLVNNAGVQTWAGLLDLQESDFDRTIRTNLKGTFLCMQQAGRRMRDGGAGAIINIGSGANRIPFPNLSDYCASKGGIEMLTKCAATELGPMGIRVNCVAPGAIENERTKAENPEYAKTWGSITPLRRCGVQDDVAEAVLYFATDASPFVTGQILYVDGGLWTRNQWPYE; from the coding sequence ATGACTTCTACCTCCTGGGCACTTATCACCGGCGCGAGTTCTGGAATCGGTCAGACGATTGCGATCCGACTCGCGCGCGCAGGCTTCCGGATCGTCGTGAACCATTTTCGCGATATTACCGGTGCAACCCGCACGCTGGAATGGGTCAAGGAAGCAGGTTCCGACGGAGTGGCGATCGATGCCGATGTCGGATCGGGAGCCGAAGTGGCACAGATGTTCGAGCAATTCGACGAAATTGGCGGGGCCCTTCGGGTGCTGGTCAACAATGCAGGGGTTCAGACATGGGCAGGCCTGCTCGATCTTCAAGAATCCGACTTCGACCGGACGATACGCACCAATTTAAAGGGTACGTTTCTTTGCATGCAGCAAGCCGGACGTAGGATGCGAGACGGAGGAGCGGGAGCCATCATCAATATTGGCTCTGGCGCAAATCGCATTCCCTTTCCCAATCTATCGGACTACTGCGCGAGCAAGGGGGGGATCGAAATGTTGACCAAATGCGCTGCCACCGAATTGGGGCCCATGGGCATCCGCGTTAACTGCGTCGCGCCAGGTGCGATTGAGAACGAGCGAACGAAGGCAGAGAATCCCGAATACGCAAAAACGTGGGGAAGCATCACTCCACTTCGACGTTGTGGCGTGCAAGACGACGTGGCGGAGGCTGTATTGTATTTTGCCACCGATGCATCCCCGTTCGTCACCGGCCAAATCCTTTACGTCGACGGCGGCTTATGGACTCGAAATCAATGGCCCTACGAATAA
- a CDS encoding PP2C family protein-serine/threonine phosphatase, with protein MTKINALSFGRTDKGKVRTENQDQFFIADLSRSMRVQTNSLDMDRYSRLHGGALGHLFLVADGMGGHRGGREASQLAIQYFITSILNSMRWIVRIDAGAEDRFLDDLQRLLSNAHKTLQTYSAQEQELKGMGTTLTMSYVSWPRMIVVHAGDTRCYVMRKGELRLITRDHTVANQLIRSGQLSPEAEDRSPWANVLVNALGAGASDVTADIYKVDLEIGDRLMMCSDGLNKHLKEDEIREILMQQTSVEDATNVLVHRAIEEGGTDNVTVIVSDFIGESEESRMPIWLSPRTAEQSLFEAPVPDEEQDTNVDEPLPKETTSPSGGTGGSKVTTDDTPTLDY; from the coding sequence ATGACCAAGATCAATGCCCTTTCGTTCGGACGCACCGATAAGGGCAAAGTACGGACGGAGAATCAGGACCAATTCTTTATTGCCGATCTCTCACGATCCATGCGAGTGCAAACCAATTCGCTGGATATGGATCGATATTCGCGATTGCACGGTGGGGCATTAGGACATTTGTTCCTTGTCGCCGATGGTATGGGGGGGCATCGAGGGGGGAGGGAGGCAAGCCAATTAGCGATTCAGTACTTTATCACCTCCATCCTCAATAGCATGCGATGGATCGTGAGGATTGATGCCGGAGCGGAAGATCGGTTTCTCGACGATCTACAACGTTTGCTTTCCAACGCGCACAAGACACTGCAAACTTATTCAGCTCAAGAGCAGGAACTCAAGGGAATGGGGACAACGCTCACCATGAGTTATGTTTCATGGCCACGCATGATCGTGGTCCACGCAGGAGATACACGCTGTTATGTAATGCGGAAAGGTGAGTTGCGATTGATTACCCGCGATCACACCGTTGCAAATCAATTGATTCGTTCAGGACAGCTTTCTCCCGAAGCAGAAGATCGATCGCCCTGGGCAAACGTTCTCGTGAATGCTTTGGGAGCCGGGGCATCAGATGTCACGGCGGACATCTACAAGGTCGACTTGGAAATCGGAGATCGGCTGATGATGTGCAGTGATGGGTTGAACAAACATTTGAAGGAGGACGAGATCAGAGAGATTCTCATGCAACAGACGTCGGTAGAGGATGCAACCAATGTGCTAGTCCATCGCGCGATCGAGGAGGGTGGGACAGACAACGTCACCGTTATTGTCTCGGATTTTATTGGAGAATCAGAAGAGAGTCGCATGCCCATCTGGCTATCGCCACGCACGGCTGAGCAATCGTTATTCGAAGCCCCCGTACCGGACGAAGAACAAGACACGAATGTGGACGAGCCTCTTCCCAAAGAAACAACTTCTCCATCTGGCGGAACGGGTGGTTCGAAAGTCACCACCGACGACACTCCAACCCTGGACTACTAG
- a CDS encoding IS5 family transposase yields the protein MCFWRWKKGAPDEPADHALGRSRGGYSTKIHLLVDGMGNPLAFTITGGQAHETTALLEVLEKADNDLHDSEGRPVAWPVNLAGDKGYRAEWIDETLIDLGINPIIPSKSNEDRDARTAQFDGDCYRRRNIVERSIGWLKECRRVFSRFEKTAINYAGMIKMAMIERFLRMMCS from the coding sequence ATGTGCTTCTGGCGGTGGAAAAAGGGGGCGCCAGACGAGCCAGCTGATCATGCACTAGGCCGTTCGCGAGGCGGATATTCAACCAAAATCCATCTTCTCGTGGATGGCATGGGCAATCCTCTGGCATTCACCATTACGGGAGGGCAAGCTCATGAGACCACAGCACTGCTCGAGGTCCTCGAGAAGGCCGACAACGATCTTCATGACAGCGAAGGTCGCCCGGTTGCTTGGCCAGTGAATCTTGCAGGAGATAAAGGTTATCGAGCCGAATGGATCGACGAGACGCTCATCGATCTTGGAATCAATCCGATCATCCCGTCGAAGTCGAATGAAGATCGCGACGCACGAACGGCACAATTCGACGGGGATTGTTATCGACGCCGGAATATTGTCGAACGCTCCATAGGTTGGCTCAAAGAGTGTCGACGCGTCTTTTCGCGATTCGAGAAGACCGCCATTAACTACGCTGGGATGATTAAAATGGCGATGATCGAACGATTCCTCCGAATGATGTGTAGTTAA